The following coding sequences lie in one Glycine max cultivar Williams 82 chromosome 19, Glycine_max_v4.0, whole genome shotgun sequence genomic window:
- the LOC100783499 gene encoding uncharacterized protein: MLIIIDQYKEKVNLAASHGHMLEDEQAKVLALRVEREAREGVIELLHKEAMKWMDRFALTLNESPELPRLLARAKAVANTYSTPDKVQSKHPLPPYGLPSNYTLPNVEHAPDENVHNSTPIPIEIQQPQYATKEQAFGCVPLPNALEGPQYRPQSQLQPLHFVVGRLPPAMVEREKFDHIEERLRAIEGDEDYPFADMEELCLVPDIIIPLKFKVPDFNKYKGTTCPKNHLKMYCRKMGAYAKDEKLLMHFFKRVWLG, encoded by the exons ATGTTGATAATCATTGACCAATATAAAGAGAAGGTGAACCTAGCTGCTAGTCATGGGCATATGCTGGAAGATGAACAGGCAAAGGTGTTAGCCTTGCGGGTTGAAAGGGAAGCGAGAGAAGGGGTGATAGAGTTATTGCATAAAGAAGCCATGAAATGGATGGATAGATTTGCTCTCACTCTGAATGAGAGTCCAGAGCTTCCAAGGTTGTTAGCTAGAGCCAAGGCGGTGGCTAACACATACTCTACTCCTGATAAA gtCCAGAGCAAGCATCCcctcccaccatatggcttgccttccAATTATACACTACCCAATGTTGAACACGCGCCCGATGAGAATGTCCACAATTCTACTCCCATACCCATTGAGATCCAACAACCCCA ATATGCCACTAAGGAGCAAGCATTTGGTTGCGTACCCTTGCCAAAtgctttggagggccctcagtatcgccCACAATCACAACTACAACCCTTACATTTTGTGGTGGGAAGATTGCCTCCTGCCATGGTGGAAAGGGAAAAATTCGATCATATAGAAGAAAGGctgagggccattgaaggagatGAAGACTACCCTTTTGCCGACATGGAAGAACTGTGCCTAGTGCCTGACATCATCATTCCTctgaagttcaaggtgccagatttCAACAAATACAAGGgaactacttgccccaagaatcacctaaAGATGTATTGCCGGAAGATGGGAGCATACGCGAAGGATGAAAAACTATTGATGCATTTTTTCAAGAGAGTTTGGCTGGGGTAG